Genomic DNA from Syntrophorhabdales bacterium:
TCCCAAGAGAATAGATGAATATGAGACGCTGCTTACCGAGAATATTATCTGGAAAAAAAGGACGCAGAACATCTCACCTCTCTCGGCTGAAGACGCCATAAACTACGGCGTCACCGGGCCTGTGCTCCGGGCCAGCGGCGTCAATTACGATGTGCGCAAAGCGTACCCGTATTCGTCGTACGATGAGTTCGATTTTATAGTGCCCCTCGGCGCGAAGGGTGACGTATACGACCGGTACGTGGTGAGATTACAGGAGATGAGACAATCGGTGAGGATCATCACGCAAGGCCTGGAGAAGCTTCCAGCCGGCTCTGTAAAAGCTGACGCGCTAGGCATTGTGGGTCCGGAAAAGGAAGACGTACAGAAGGACATGGCGGCGCTCATCCGCCATTTCAAAATTATGGAAGAAGGATTCAAGCCGCCTGCAGGTGAGGCGTACGGCGCTGTCGAGTCTCCAAAAGGCGAGCTCGGATTTTACCTGGTGAGCGACGGCTCCAATAAGCCCTTCCGCATGAGGATCAGACCGCCCTCATTTCTCAACCTCGGGGCGGTGCCCAAGATGATCGAGGGGCAGATGGTAGCTGACGTGGTCGCTGCCATCGGAAGCGTTGACATCGTTCTCGGCGAAATCGACAGGTGATACATGGCAGGAGTACTCTTTAGCTACTGGCAGGGGGAGCTCGTTGATAATCGGGGGAAGAGCAGGGAAGAGTTCTCCGCTCCCAAGCGGCTCAGGCTTCCTGAAGAGTTTGCTGCCGGTGAACCGATAAAAGCCTTCATGGGCTGGGATGGTATCGCACTCTTCGATGAGAAGGTGGATATAGTCGACATGTGCGTCAAGTATGTCGAGGCAGTCCAGAAGGAATCGTGCGGCCGATGCCTGCCCTGCAGGATAGGAACGAAGGTAATTCTTGACAGGCTGAAAGCAATTTCTGCCGGGCAGGGTAGTAAGGAAGATCTCGGCTTCATCGAGTCCCTCTCGTCTGAAATCAGACAAGGCTCCAAGTGCCAGATCGGCCAGACAGGATTGGTACCACTGCTACACGCGATGGATCATTTTTCAGAAAGCTTCGAACGATGCATTGCAGGGCAGAAGGCAGTTGGC
This window encodes:
- the nuoD gene encoding NADH dehydrogenase (quinone) subunit D codes for the protein MAETRFMTINMGPQHPATHGVLRMVLELDGEIVKKSVPFIGYLHRGVEKLAEARTYHQALTLTDRLDYTNGLSNNLAYCLACEKLIGLEIPKRAQYLRVILCELQRLAAHLLWLATHALDIGAMTVLFYAFRERETILTIVENVTGARLTPSYIRIGGLAQDVPPEFEGMVKAFIEEFPKRIDEYETLLTENIIWKKRTQNISPLSAEDAINYGVTGPVLRASGVNYDVRKAYPYSSYDEFDFIVPLGAKGDVYDRYVVRLQEMRQSVRIITQGLEKLPAGSVKADALGIVGPEKEDVQKDMAALIRHFKIMEEGFKPPAGEAYGAVESPKGELGFYLVSDGSNKPFRMRIRPPSFLNLGAVPKMIEGQMVADVVAAIGSVDIVLGEIDR